In the genome of Bradyrhizobium arachidis, one region contains:
- a CDS encoding putative hydro-lyase, translated as MTVLVAAQQTETPDTLPSRKARLAYREGLVASTAGIAPGFVQGNLAILPAEYASAFHRFCQLNPKPCPIIGMSDVGSPHIPALGADLDIRTDVPRYRVWRDGEVVDEPTDVTSYWRDDLVTFVLGCSFSFEEALLDEGMPIRHIEHNVRVPMYRTNIACGEAGPFAGPMVVSMRPFKPADAIRAVQITSRYPAVHGAPVHLGHPHLIGIKDIAKPDYGDPVPVADDEIPVFWACGVTPQSVINAAKLPFAITHSPGLMLVTDLKNRTMAVI; from the coding sequence ATGACTGTTTTAGTGGCAGCGCAGCAAACTGAAACGCCCGACACGCTCCCGAGCCGCAAGGCCCGGCTCGCCTATCGCGAGGGGCTGGTCGCTTCCACCGCCGGAATCGCCCCCGGCTTCGTCCAGGGCAATCTGGCGATCCTGCCGGCCGAATACGCCAGCGCCTTTCACCGCTTCTGCCAGCTCAATCCGAAACCGTGCCCGATCATCGGCATGTCCGATGTCGGCAGTCCGCACATTCCGGCGCTCGGCGCCGATCTCGACATCCGCACCGACGTTCCCCGCTACCGCGTCTGGCGCGACGGCGAAGTGGTGGACGAGCCGACCGACGTGACTAGCTATTGGCGCGACGACCTCGTGACCTTCGTGCTCGGCTGCTCCTTCTCGTTCGAAGAGGCTTTGCTCGATGAAGGCATGCCGATCCGCCACATCGAGCACAATGTGCGCGTCCCGATGTACCGCACCAACATCGCCTGCGGCGAAGCCGGTCCGTTCGCCGGTCCCATGGTGGTGTCGATGCGTCCGTTCAAGCCGGCGGACGCGATCCGCGCGGTGCAGATCACCTCGCGCTATCCCGCCGTGCACGGTGCGCCCGTGCATCTCGGCCATCCGCACCTGATCGGCATCAAGGACATCGCCAAGCCCGACTATGGTGATCCCGTGCCCGTCGCCGACGACGAGATCCCGGTGTTCTGGGCCTGCGGCGTGACGCCGCAATCGGTGATCAATGCCGCGAAGCTTCCGTTCGCGATCACGCATTCGCCCGGCCTGATGCTGGTGACGGATCTGAAGAACAGGACCATGGCCGTGATTTAG
- a CDS encoding branched-chain amino acid ABC transporter permease, with product MDKNFAARRRRDLIIAAVLAALAALAPLFIKDVYVQNILILTLMYAALSQSWNILSGYCGQISLGHALYFGIGAYTTELLFTKFGVLPWFGMLAGGVIAAVIAMGLGYPFFRLRGHYFVIATIVIAEIGLLLFQNWEWAGAAMGITIPVRGDSWLKFQFLRSKLPYFYFALALCSLAWFVTWWLEDSKWGFWWRAVKDNPEAAESLGVVVFNSKMGAAAVSAFLVAIGGAFYAQFLAYIDPESVMGFQFSLLMALPAVLGGIGTLWGPVLGAAILIPMTELTRSYIGGSGRGVDLIVYGALIVAISLALPQGLVSLFSRAKAKGATR from the coding sequence ATGGACAAGAATTTTGCCGCGCGGCGCCGCCGCGACCTCATCATCGCCGCGGTGCTGGCAGCCCTCGCCGCGCTCGCGCCGCTGTTCATCAAGGACGTCTACGTCCAGAACATCCTGATCCTGACCCTGATGTATGCGGCGCTGTCGCAGAGCTGGAACATCCTGTCCGGCTATTGCGGTCAGATCTCGCTGGGCCACGCGCTCTATTTCGGCATCGGCGCCTACACCACGGAGCTCTTGTTCACCAAGTTCGGCGTGCTGCCCTGGTTCGGCATGCTCGCCGGCGGCGTGATCGCGGCGGTCATCGCGATGGGGCTCGGCTATCCCTTCTTCCGCCTGCGCGGCCATTACTTTGTGATTGCGACCATCGTCATCGCCGAGATCGGCCTGCTGCTGTTCCAGAACTGGGAGTGGGCGGGCGCCGCGATGGGCATCACCATTCCGGTGCGCGGCGACAGCTGGCTGAAATTCCAGTTCCTGCGCAGCAAGCTGCCGTACTTCTATTTCGCGCTGGCGCTGTGCAGCCTCGCCTGGTTCGTCACCTGGTGGCTGGAAGACTCCAAATGGGGCTTTTGGTGGCGCGCGGTGAAGGACAATCCGGAAGCTGCCGAAAGCCTCGGCGTCGTCGTGTTCAACTCCAAGATGGGGGCGGCTGCGGTCTCGGCTTTCCTCGTCGCCATCGGCGGCGCCTTCTACGCGCAGTTCCTGGCCTATATCGATCCTGAAAGCGTCATGGGCTTCCAGTTCTCGCTGCTGATGGCGCTGCCGGCCGTGCTCGGCGGCATCGGGACCCTCTGGGGTCCGGTGCTTGGCGCCGCCATCCTGATCCCGATGACGGAGCTGACGCGGTCCTATATCGGCGGTTCCGGCCGCGGTGTTGACCTCATCGTCTATGGTGCGTTGATTGTGGCGATCTCGCTGGCCTTGCCGCAGGGACTCGTCAGCCTGTTCTCCCGCGCAAAAGCGAAGGGAGCCACGCGATGA
- a CDS encoding ABC transporter substrate-binding protein yields MTITRRDVLLGATATAALVPLAARAQTSEVVIGVIYPFSGGSAQQGVDAQKAYETALEVINKDTDFDLPLAKGEGLSGLGGAKVRLVFADHQADPQKGRAEAERLITQEKVCAIIGTYQSAVAVTVSQICERYQIPFVSADNSSPSLHRRGLKYYFRAAPHDEMYSAAMFDFFDAMKKKGTKIETLALFHEDTIFGTDSGNAQAKIAGERGYKIVSDIKYRANSPSLSAEVQQLKTANADVLMPSSYTTDGILLVKTMAELGYKPNAIVAQDAGFSEKALYDAVGDKLEGVISRGTFSLDLAQKRPMVGKINEMFKARSGKDFNDLTSRQFMGLIILADAINRAKSTDGEKVRDALAATDIPGEQTIMPWKRVKFDEMGQNNDADPVLLQYIGGKFVTIFPPQAAIAEATWPMK; encoded by the coding sequence ATGACGATCACTCGCCGCGACGTGCTGTTAGGTGCCACCGCCACTGCTGCGCTGGTGCCGCTCGCCGCACGCGCCCAGACCTCGGAAGTCGTGATCGGCGTCATCTATCCGTTCTCCGGCGGCAGCGCTCAGCAGGGCGTCGACGCGCAGAAGGCCTATGAGACCGCGCTCGAGGTCATCAACAAGGACACCGATTTCGATCTGCCGCTGGCCAAGGGCGAGGGTCTGTCCGGCCTCGGCGGTGCCAAGGTGCGCCTCGTGTTCGCCGACCATCAGGCCGATCCGCAGAAGGGCCGCGCCGAGGCCGAGCGCCTGATCACGCAGGAGAAGGTCTGCGCCATCATCGGCACCTATCAGAGCGCGGTCGCCGTCACCGTCAGCCAGATCTGCGAACGCTATCAGATTCCGTTCGTTTCCGCCGACAATTCCTCGCCGAGCCTGCATCGCCGCGGTTTGAAGTACTATTTCCGGGCCGCGCCGCATGACGAGATGTACTCGGCCGCGATGTTCGACTTCTTCGATGCCATGAAGAAGAAGGGCACCAAGATCGAGACGCTGGCGCTGTTCCACGAAGACACCATCTTCGGCACCGACTCCGGCAACGCCCAGGCCAAGATCGCCGGCGAGCGCGGCTACAAGATCGTCTCCGACATCAAGTACCGCGCCAACTCGCCCTCGCTCTCGGCCGAGGTGCAGCAACTCAAGACCGCCAACGCCGACGTGCTGATGCCGTCGAGCTACACCACCGACGGCATCTTGCTGGTCAAGACCATGGCCGAGCTCGGCTACAAGCCGAATGCGATCGTGGCGCAGGACGCCGGCTTCTCCGAGAAGGCGCTGTACGACGCCGTCGGTGACAAGCTCGAAGGCGTGATCTCGCGCGGCACCTTCTCGCTCGACCTCGCGCAGAAGCGCCCGATGGTCGGCAAGATCAACGAGATGTTCAAGGCGCGCTCGGGCAAGGACTTCAACGACCTCACCTCGCGCCAGTTCATGGGCCTGATTATCCTGGCGGATGCGATCAACCGCGCCAAGTCGACCGACGGCGAGAAGGTCCGCGATGCGCTGGCGGCAACCGATATCCCGGGCGAGCAGACCATCATGCCCTGGAAGCGCGTCAAGTTCGACGAGATGGGCCAGAACAACGACGCCGACCCGGTGCTGCTGCAATATATCGGCGGCAAGTTCGTCACCATCTTCCCGCCGCAGGCCGCGATCGCCGAAGCGACCTGGCCGATGAAGTAA
- a CDS encoding LysR family transcriptional regulator encodes MLDFRSIETFLWVVKLGSFRGAAARLNTTQPAISQRIAQLEREMGVKLLNRDHRVASPTPSGRQMMVYAEKLIGLRAQMMAEIGDRSAMRGVMRLGVAETIVHTWLPRLVKSVNEIYPNLSLEIEVDITPNLTARLLAQEIELAFVVGPLSASGVHNRVLADYPIGFLASPSLGLGKGPVTPAELARFPIITFPRKTKPYEVVREVFDRPELPPIRLHASASLATVIHMAVEGLGIAVIPDAIVENELADGRLQLLDTDLAIAPLTFTASWLASPDVVAVERVAELARQIAQRSLAVDAPALAGH; translated from the coding sequence ATGCTCGACTTCAGGTCGATCGAAACCTTCCTCTGGGTCGTGAAGCTCGGCAGCTTCCGGGGCGCTGCTGCGCGGCTCAATACGACCCAGCCGGCGATCTCCCAGCGCATCGCCCAGCTCGAGCGCGAGATGGGCGTGAAGCTTCTGAACCGGGATCACCGCGTCGCCTCGCCAACCCCGAGCGGGCGGCAGATGATGGTCTATGCCGAGAAGCTGATCGGCCTGCGCGCCCAGATGATGGCGGAGATCGGCGACCGCTCCGCGATGCGCGGCGTGATGCGTCTCGGTGTCGCCGAGACCATCGTGCACACCTGGCTGCCGCGCCTCGTGAAGAGCGTGAACGAGATCTATCCGAACCTGTCGCTGGAGATCGAGGTCGACATCACGCCGAACCTCACCGCCCGGCTGCTTGCGCAGGAGATCGAGCTGGCGTTTGTGGTGGGACCGCTGTCGGCCTCGGGCGTGCATAATCGCGTGCTTGCCGATTATCCGATCGGCTTTCTCGCAAGTCCCTCCCTCGGCCTCGGCAAAGGTCCGGTGACGCCGGCGGAGCTCGCGCGGTTTCCGATCATCACCTTCCCGCGCAAGACCAAGCCGTACGAGGTCGTGCGCGAAGTGTTCGACCGGCCGGAGCTGCCGCCGATCCGGCTGCATGCGTCCGCCTCGCTCGCGACCGTCATCCACATGGCGGTCGAGGGGCTCGGCATCGCCGTGATCCCCGACGCTATCGTCGAGAACGAACTCGCCGACGGACGGCTGCAACTGCTCGACACCGATCTCGCCATCGCGCCGCTGACCTTTACCGCGAGCTGGCTCGCCTCGCCCGACGTCGTCGCGGTGGAACGCGTCGCCGAGCTTGCACGGCAGATTGCGCAGAGGAGCCTTGCGGTTGACGCGCCCGCGCTGGCGGGTCATTGA
- a CDS encoding branched-chain amino acid ABC transporter permease — protein MGLLYGLIAVGLALIFGLMDVVNFAHGEFLMIAMYASFFLFAFFAIDPLLSAPLVAAALFVFGAVVYLLIVRFAMRAKANAGMVQIFSTFGLAIVMRGLAQFFFTPDYRSIPQSWLGGKTVSIAGIFLPEPQLIGALVSIAAFAGLYFFIHRTDFGRALEATREDPGAVALVGIDKNRVFALGWGLGAALVGLAGAIMAVFFYIYPDVGASFALIAYVTVALGGFGSVFGAFAGGIIVGLVEATTALVLPPSLKSVGIYAVYLLVVFIRPRGLFGSM, from the coding sequence ATGGGCCTGCTCTATGGACTGATCGCGGTCGGCCTCGCGCTGATCTTCGGCCTGATGGACGTCGTGAACTTCGCCCATGGCGAGTTCCTGATGATCGCGATGTATGCGAGCTTCTTCCTGTTCGCGTTCTTCGCCATCGACCCCTTGCTGTCGGCGCCGCTGGTCGCCGCGGCGCTGTTCGTGTTCGGGGCGGTGGTCTACCTCCTGATTGTACGCTTCGCCATGCGGGCCAAGGCCAATGCCGGCATGGTGCAGATCTTCTCGACCTTCGGCCTTGCCATCGTCATGCGCGGCCTCGCGCAGTTCTTCTTCACGCCGGACTACCGCAGCATTCCGCAGTCCTGGCTCGGCGGCAAGACGGTGTCGATCGCCGGCATCTTCCTGCCGGAACCGCAGCTGATCGGCGCGCTGGTGTCGATCGCGGCCTTCGCCGGCCTCTACTTCTTCATCCACCGCACCGATTTCGGCCGCGCACTGGAAGCGACGCGTGAAGATCCCGGCGCCGTCGCGCTGGTCGGCATCGACAAGAACCGCGTGTTCGCGCTCGGCTGGGGCCTCGGCGCCGCGCTGGTCGGTCTCGCCGGCGCGATCATGGCGGTATTCTTCTACATCTATCCCGATGTCGGCGCGTCCTTCGCGCTGATCGCCTATGTGACGGTGGCGCTCGGCGGCTTCGGCAGCGTGTTCGGCGCCTTCGCCGGCGGCATCATCGTCGGCCTCGTCGAGGCCACGACCGCCCTGGTGCTGCCGCCCTCGCTGAAATCGGTCGGCATATATGCGGTCTACCTGCTCGTCGTCTTCATCCGGCCGCGCGGCCTGTTCGGGTCGATGTGA
- a CDS encoding ABC transporter ATP-binding protein, whose amino-acid sequence MTALLETRGVWQRFGGLVANSDVSISVGRGEIVGLIGPNGAGKSTLFNLIAGVLPPTQGSIWFDGEDVTHMPAAARCQRGVGRTFQVVKSFETMSVIDNVIVGALVRNTVMREARRKAHEVLEFTGLAARADVLASDLVPAEKRRLEVARALATEPKLLLLDEVLTGLTPTEAQTGVALVRKVRDAGITVLMVEHVMEIVMPLVDRAIVLDLGKVLVEGKPADVVRDPKVISAYLGDRHAQRA is encoded by the coding sequence ATGACCGCGCTCCTTGAAACCCGCGGCGTCTGGCAGCGGTTCGGCGGCCTCGTCGCCAACAGCGATGTCTCGATCTCGGTCGGGCGCGGTGAGATCGTCGGCCTGATCGGCCCCAACGGCGCCGGCAAGTCGACGCTGTTCAATCTCATCGCCGGCGTGCTGCCGCCGACGCAAGGCTCGATCTGGTTCGACGGCGAGGACGTCACCCACATGCCGGCGGCCGCGCGCTGCCAACGCGGCGTCGGACGCACCTTCCAGGTGGTCAAGAGTTTTGAGACCATGAGCGTCATCGACAACGTCATCGTCGGTGCGCTCGTGCGCAACACCGTGATGCGCGAGGCGCGCCGCAAGGCGCATGAGGTGCTGGAGTTCACCGGTTTGGCTGCGCGCGCCGACGTGCTCGCGAGCGATCTCGTGCCGGCCGAGAAGCGCCGCCTCGAAGTCGCGCGCGCGCTCGCGACCGAACCGAAACTGCTGCTGCTCGACGAGGTCCTCACCGGTCTCACGCCGACCGAGGCGCAGACTGGCGTGGCGCTGGTGCGCAAGGTGCGCGATGCCGGCATCACCGTCTTGATGGTCGAGCATGTCATGGAGATCGTGATGCCGCTGGTCGACCGCGCCATCGTGCTCGACCTCGGCAAGGTGCTGGTCGAGGGCAAGCCCGCCGATGTCGTCCGCGATCCCAAGGTGATCAGCGCATATCTGGGAGATCGTCATGCTCAGCGTGCATGA